In one Macaca nemestrina isolate mMacNem1 chromosome 2, mMacNem.hap1, whole genome shotgun sequence genomic region, the following are encoded:
- the LOC105463698 gene encoding G-protein coupled receptor 87 → MGLNLTLAKLPNNELHGQESHNSGNRSDGPGKNTTLHNEFDTIVLPVLYLIIFVASILLNGLAVWIFFHIRNKTSFIFYLKNIVVADLIMTLTFPFRIVHDAGFGPWYFKFILCRYTSVLFYANMYTSIVFLGLISIDRYLKVVKPFGDSRMYSITFTKVLSVCVWVIMAVLSLPNIILTNGQPTEDNIHDCLKLKSPLGVKWHTAVTYVNSCLFVAVLVILIGCYIAISRYIHKSSRQFISQSSRKRKHNQSIRVVVAVFFTCFLPYHLCRIPFTFSQLDRLLDESAHKILYYCKEMTLFLSACNVCLDPIIYFFMCRSFSRRLFKKSNIRTRSESIRSLQSVRRSEVRIYYDYTDV, encoded by the exons ATGGGGCTCAACTTGACACTTGCAAAATTACCAA ATAACGAGCTGCACGGCCAAGAGAGTCACAATTCGGGCAACAGGAGCGACGGACCAGGAAAGAACACCACCCTTCACAATGAATTTGACACGATTGTCTTGCCGGTGCTTTATCTCATTATATTTGTGGCAAGCATCTTGCTGAATGGTTTAGCAGTGTGGATCTTCTTCCACATTAGGAATAAAACCAGCTTCATattctatctcaaaaacataGTGGTTGCAGACCTCATCATGACACTGACATTTCCATTTCGAATAGTCCATGATGCAGGATTTGGACCTTGGTACTTCAAGTTTATTCTCTGCAGATACACTTCAGTTTTGTTTTATGCAAACATGTATACTTCCATCGTGTTCCTTGGGCTGATAAGCATTGATCGCTATCTGAAGGTGGTCAAGCCATTTGGAGACTCTCGGATGTATAGCATAACATTTACAAAGGTTTTATCTGTTTGTGTTTGGGTGATCATGGCTGTTTTGTCTTTGCCAAACATCATCCTAACAAACGGTCAACCAACAGAGGACAATATCCATGACTGCCTGAAACTTAAAAGTCCTTTGGGGGTCAAATGGCATACGGCAGTCACCTATGTGAACAGCTGCTTGTTTGTGGCTGTGCTGGTGATTCTGATCGGATGTTACATAGCCATATCCAGGTACATCCACAAATCCAGCAGGCAATTCATAAGTCAGTCAAGCCGAAAGCGAAAACATAACCAGAGCATCAGGGTTGTTGTGGCTGTGTTTTTTACCTGCTTTCTACCATATCACTTGTGCAGAATTCCTTTTACTTTTAGTCAATTAGACAGGCTTTTAGATGAATCTGCACATAAAATCCTATATTACTGCAAAGAAATGACACTTTTCTTGTCTGCGTGTAATGTGTGTCTGGATCCAATAATTTACTTTTTCATGTGTAGGTCATTTTCAAGAAGGCTGttcaaaaaatcaaatatcagAACCAGGAGTGAAAGCATCAGATCACTGCAAAGTGTGAGAAGATCAGAAGTTCGCATATATTATGATTACACTGATGTGTAG